A single region of the Pseudorhodoplanes sp. genome encodes:
- a CDS encoding aldolase/citrate lyase family protein, translating to MAAPVMFRARLLAGEQVIGTFIKTPTIHATEILGALGFDFVVVDEEHAPFDRLATDAVLLAARAAGTAALVRVQSVASILSALDCGATGVLVPHVATATHAREVAAACRYKGGRRGYSGSPRHAGYGATGMWNTVEAADAATTVIAQIEDPEALDEIEAIAAVDGIDGLFIGRGDLSVALGAKSSDAPEVRSAVERIGKAARAANKPICVFVGGQTEAAWLRDQGATAFVVASDQSFMRKAAAQALVEIRSLGAPAENVQAKTG from the coding sequence ATGGCGGCCCCCGTCATGTTCCGCGCTCGGCTGCTCGCTGGCGAGCAGGTGATCGGCACCTTCATCAAAACGCCGACCATTCATGCGACCGAGATTCTCGGCGCGCTCGGCTTTGATTTCGTCGTGGTCGACGAAGAGCACGCGCCGTTTGATCGTCTGGCGACTGACGCGGTGTTGCTTGCCGCGAGGGCCGCCGGCACAGCGGCGCTGGTCCGCGTGCAGAGCGTAGCGAGCATTCTGTCCGCTCTCGATTGCGGCGCGACTGGAGTGCTGGTGCCGCACGTAGCCACCGCAACCCATGCCCGCGAGGTCGCGGCAGCTTGCCGCTACAAGGGCGGGCGCCGCGGCTATTCGGGCTCGCCACGCCACGCCGGCTACGGCGCCACCGGAATGTGGAACACCGTGGAGGCAGCGGACGCCGCCACGACCGTGATCGCGCAGATCGAGGATCCGGAAGCACTCGACGAGATCGAAGCCATCGCTGCGGTGGATGGCATTGATGGTCTCTTCATCGGCCGCGGCGATCTTTCCGTTGCGCTCGGGGCGAAATCCTCCGACGCCCCCGAAGTGCGCAGCGCCGTTGAACGAATCGGCAAGGCGGCGCGCGCTGCCAACAAGCCCATCTGCGTATTCGTCGGCGGCCAAACCGAGGCGGCATGGCTGCGCGACCAGGGAGCGACCGCGTTCGTGGTCGCCTCCGACCAGAGCTTCATGCGCAAGGCAGCCGCGCAAGCTCTGGTCGAAATCCGCTCGCTCGGCGCGCCCGCCGAGAATGTTCAAGCCAAGACTGGCTAA
- a CDS encoding MaoC family dehydratase — MAKYLEDFREGEVWQSGSIVIGEEEMIAYAKANDPQPIHVDPDVARNGPFGGIIASGWQVAALSMRLFVEAGGHGDSPIVGIGIDELRWKQVVRPGDALRTTREIVEIRRSASKPDRGMIRTRVTVLNQRDETVMTYFALGQVRARSTIAEGA; from the coding sequence ATGGCGAAGTATCTTGAGGATTTTCGCGAAGGGGAAGTTTGGCAGAGCGGGTCGATCGTCATTGGCGAGGAGGAGATGATCGCCTACGCCAAGGCGAATGATCCGCAACCAATTCATGTCGATCCGGATGTGGCCAGAAATGGACCATTCGGTGGGATCATTGCCAGCGGCTGGCAGGTCGCGGCGCTGTCCATGCGGCTTTTCGTCGAGGCAGGTGGTCACGGCGATTCACCCATCGTCGGAATCGGCATTGACGAGCTGCGCTGGAAACAGGTCGTTCGACCAGGTGACGCACTCCGCACCACACGTGAGATTGTCGAGATACGCAGGTCCGCGTCCAAGCCGGACCGTGGCATGATCCGCACCCGGGTGACTGTCTTGAACCAGCGCGACGAGACAGTAATGACCTATTTTGCGCTGGGCCAAGTGCGGGCCCGCAGTACGATTGCCGAAGGGGCGTAA
- a CDS encoding NAD(P)/FAD-dependent oxidoreductase: MNPDFIVIGAGHNGLACAAYLARTGASVLVIERNHRVGGACHTEEVTLPGFKHNICSVVHTHIPSSPAYRDLELERHGVRYIYPEHPRGTIFPDHRSIVMYREPERMAAEIGKFSARDAKTYQDLVAGYGEFIEMTFHPLMYSPPLPPSVQSAEFEKSPEGNTLLQWQMSTPVRLLDELFESNEVKVHFLTRLTVLGFAPDQHGLGWVTLLRVLGGEAPICVGGSQQLAEGLRRALEAHGGKVNTGTAVKRIRLQGNRAIGVELADGRTIDASKAVITNIEPKKSFLNMVGEEHLPDSFVQRVRNYHTRGRSLLVVHLALSEAPQYRAAAAGNPAVNTTFSQEMFGGSTRDQVQAYQDISMGRLPKKEMLQICMPTLHDSSQAPAGKHTAVVWQYAPYDLEDGGPKAWASVREDYAKYVLERWRSYAPNMTEDKILAMKIQDPTDTERNNDNLVGGVDVVGDLSPDQLGYFRPFAGWSHYRSPVEGLYMCGGYCHPGGGVHAGAGHNAAGIIAGDFKLNKWWD; encoded by the coding sequence ATGAACCCCGACTTCATCGTCATCGGCGCCGGACACAACGGCCTTGCCTGCGCTGCCTATCTCGCCCGCACCGGCGCGTCGGTTCTGGTGATCGAGCGCAACCATCGGGTAGGCGGTGCCTGCCACACGGAGGAAGTGACTCTACCGGGCTTCAAGCACAACATCTGCTCGGTCGTGCACACCCACATCCCCTCGAGCCCGGCTTACCGCGATCTCGAGCTTGAGCGCCATGGGGTGCGCTACATCTACCCTGAGCACCCGCGCGGCACGATCTTTCCTGATCACCGAAGCATCGTGATGTATCGCGAGCCTGAAAGAATGGCCGCGGAGATCGGAAAATTCTCGGCGCGTGACGCGAAAACCTACCAGGATCTGGTTGCGGGATACGGCGAGTTCATCGAGATGACGTTTCATCCGCTGATGTATTCGCCGCCCCTGCCGCCCTCGGTGCAGAGCGCAGAGTTCGAGAAGTCCCCAGAGGGAAACACGTTGCTGCAATGGCAGATGAGCACGCCGGTGCGCTTGCTGGATGAGCTGTTCGAAAGCAACGAGGTGAAGGTGCATTTTCTCACCCGGCTGACCGTGCTTGGATTCGCTCCTGACCAGCACGGGTTGGGTTGGGTAACTCTGTTACGCGTCCTCGGCGGCGAGGCGCCAATCTGCGTCGGTGGCTCGCAGCAACTCGCCGAAGGACTGCGGCGAGCGCTCGAGGCGCACGGCGGAAAGGTGAACACGGGGACGGCGGTAAAGCGTATTCGGCTGCAGGGCAATCGCGCGATCGGTGTCGAGCTTGCCGACGGGCGAACGATCGACGCTTCGAAGGCGGTGATCACAAATATTGAGCCGAAAAAGAGCTTCCTGAACATGGTCGGCGAGGAACATCTTCCCGACTCGTTCGTGCAGCGTGTGCGCAACTACCACACGCGCGGGCGATCACTTCTCGTGGTGCACCTTGCGCTTTCGGAAGCGCCTCAGTACCGGGCCGCCGCTGCGGGCAATCCGGCGGTGAATACGACCTTCAGTCAAGAGATGTTTGGTGGCTCAACGCGAGATCAAGTGCAGGCTTACCAGGATATTTCGATGGGGCGCCTGCCGAAAAAGGAGATGCTGCAGATCTGCATGCCGACGCTGCATGATTCATCCCAGGCTCCGGCGGGCAAGCATACGGCTGTCGTCTGGCAATACGCACCATACGATCTGGAGGACGGCGGCCCCAAGGCATGGGCGTCGGTGCGCGAGGACTATGCCAAATACGTGCTTGAGCGATGGCGCTCGTACGCGCCGAATATGACAGAGGACAAGATCCTGGCGATGAAGATTCAGGACCCGACCGACACTGAGCGCAACAACGACAACCTGGTCGGCGGCGTTGATGTCGTGGGCGACTTGTCTCCTGATCAACTGGGCTACTTCCGGCCCTTCGCAGGTTGGTCGCATTATCGCTCGCCGGTCGAAGGGCTGTATATGTGCGGTGGCTACTGCCACCCGGGTGGTGGGGTGCACGCTGGCGCGGGGCACAATGCCGCTGGCATAATTGCGGGCGACTTCAAACTCAATAAGTGGTGGGACTGA
- a CDS encoding tripartite tricarboxylate transporter substrate binding protein: MKTRITRRAALAIAAAGLWAAPSAAWADAWPSRPVSIVLPFAAGGGTDLLARALAQDLSERFGQQFIVENRTGAGGNVGAGVVAKAAPDGYTILFGTPGPLANNKLMYKNLSFDPEQAFAPIVLIAKSPLIVVAKKSLPVKDIKELVAYAKANPGKLNIGVPGNGTLGHITALLLQKELGISMTSVPYRGTALVLNDLLAEQVDLAADFMPSYVPMVREGKIRALAVTTTERSSDLPDVKTVQDSGFKGFEATAWYALAAPTGTPKEIIDKLNAATNAFLKSPKGQEALAKLSIQAVGGSPADLKAFIATELKKWGPVVKQANISM; the protein is encoded by the coding sequence ATGAAAACTCGCATTACTCGAAGAGCCGCGCTTGCCATCGCTGCTGCTGGCCTCTGGGCGGCACCGTCGGCCGCCTGGGCCGATGCTTGGCCCTCGCGGCCCGTGAGCATCGTCCTTCCATTTGCCGCCGGCGGGGGCACCGATCTCTTGGCGCGTGCGCTTGCGCAGGATCTCAGCGAGAGGTTCGGCCAGCAATTCATCGTCGAAAATCGCACTGGCGCTGGCGGCAACGTCGGCGCCGGTGTCGTCGCCAAGGCCGCTCCGGATGGCTATACGATCTTGTTCGGCACGCCGGGGCCGCTCGCGAACAACAAGCTGATGTACAAGAACCTGTCGTTCGACCCCGAGCAGGCTTTCGCACCGATCGTGCTGATCGCAAAGTCGCCACTCATTGTCGTGGCGAAGAAGTCGCTTCCGGTGAAGGATATCAAGGAGCTCGTAGCCTACGCCAAGGCAAATCCCGGCAAGCTCAATATCGGCGTTCCCGGGAACGGAACGCTTGGCCATATCACCGCGCTGCTGCTGCAGAAGGAACTCGGGATCAGCATGACGAGCGTGCCCTATCGCGGCACGGCGCTGGTGTTGAACGACCTGCTTGCTGAACAGGTCGATCTCGCGGCGGATTTCATGCCGTCCTACGTGCCGATGGTGCGGGAGGGCAAGATCCGCGCGCTCGCCGTCACAACCACCGAACGCTCGAGCGATCTGCCGGACGTCAAGACCGTGCAGGACTCCGGCTTCAAGGGATTTGAGGCCACCGCTTGGTATGCCCTGGCAGCACCGACGGGGACGCCGAAGGAGATCATCGACAAGCTCAATGCTGCCACCAATGCATTCCTGAAGAGTCCGAAAGGACAGGAAGCGCTCGCCAAGCTGAGTATCCAGGCCGTCGGCGGTTCCCCGGCCGATCTGAAGGCCTTCATTGCAACCGAATTGAAGAAGTGGGGCCCGGTCGTGAAGCAGGCGAATATCTCGATGTAA